The genomic window CTCCAGCCCCTCAGCGTCATAGTCGGGCGCGGCGAGCGGCGCGCCGGCCTCATCCAGCAGCGGGCCACGCATTCCGTCCCTCAGGCCGACGAGACGCCCGTTCGCCTCGACCGGGCGGACCGCCAGCCAGTGGCCCCGGTCGGAGATGGCGAGCAGCCGCCCGTCAGGCAGAACGCGCAGGCCGGAATAGCCGCCAAAGCCCTCCGCATCGCTCATGACATGCAGGCCGCCCAGATAGGCGAGCGAGCCCACCGTGGCCTGCGCCGGGTTCTTGGTGTCGAGCGGCACCGGCCGGACGGTGATGGCGACGGATACCGGCCGCGCGGCCTCGAACGCAGCCGGGCCGGGCGCCGCCGCCCAGGCCCCGCAGACGGCGGCAAGGCCGACAAGACCGAGGACAACGCGCTTGCGAATGGGGGCGGAGGGCGTCATGGCGTGCGCCTCCGGCGCGCATGGACAGGAACAGGTGGCAGGAAAGCCCGGAAAGACGGCCGGCAGGCGGGCAGCGAGCCGAATGCCATCAGGCCGCCCACCCTATCGCCGCGCCGCGCCTCGCCCGGCCTGGGGCCGGGACGCCGGGCGCCGGTCCGCCTCGAACAGGCTGGCCAGCTGCTCGGTCATCACCCCGCCCAGCTGCTCGGCGTCCATGATGGTGACGGCGCGGCTGTAATAGCGGGTCACATCATGGCCAATGCCAATGGCGATCAACTCCACCGGCGACTTGGCCTCGATCCAGCCGATCACCTGCCGCAGATGCTTCTCGAGGTAATTGCCGGTATTGACCGACAGGGTGGAATCATCCACCGGCGCGCCGTCGGAGATGACCATGAGGATGCGGCGCTCCTCCGGCCGGCCGATCAGACGGTTGTGCGCCCACAAAAGCGCCTCGCCGTCGATGTTCTCCTTGAGCAGCCCCTCGCGCATCATCAGCCCCAGGTTCTTGCGGGCGCGCCGCCAGGGCGCATCCGCCGTCTTGTAGAGGATATGGCGCAGATCGTTGAGGCGGCCAGGCATGGCCGGGCGGCCTTCCGCCAGCCATTTCTCGCGCGACTGCCCGCCCTTCCAGGCGCGGGTGGTGAAGCCAAGGATCTCCACCTTCACCGAGCAGCGCTCCAGCGTGCGGGCAAGGATGTCGGCGCAGATGGCGGCGATGGAAATGGGGCGCCCGCGCATGGAGCCGGAATTGTCGATGAGCAGCGTCACCACCGTGTCGCGGAATTCCGTATCCCGCTCCACCTTGTAGGTGAGGGAGTGGCTGGGGCTGGTAACGACGCGAGACAGGCGCGCGGTATCGAGCAGCCCCTCCTCCTGGTCGAAGTCCCACGAGCGGTTCTGCTGCGCCATGAGGCGGCGCTGAAGCCGGTTGGCCAGCTTGGTAACCACGCCCTGGAGGTGGGTGAGCTGCTGGTCGAGATAGGCGCGCAGGCGGGTCAGCTCCTCCGCGTCGCACAGCTCCTCGGCCGCCACCGTCTCATCGAAAGCGGTGGTGTAGACCTTGTAGTCGAACTGGGGCGTGGCCTCCGACAGGGGCGCATTGGGCCGCCAGGGGGCAACGCCCTCCGGTCCCTCGTCGCCCAGCTCGGGGCTGACGCTATCCTCGCTCTCCATCTCCGCGCCGGACTGCTCTCCGCGGGCCTCGGCAGGGCTCTCCATCTCCTCCCCGCCCTGGTCCTGGTCGCCTTCGGCGGCGGAAGACTGCTCCTGGCCGTCCTGATCCTGGTCGCCGGACTGGTCAGCCTCGTCCTTCTGGTTCTCTTCCTGCTCTTCCGGGTCTTCCACCGGCTCGTCCGCCAGCCCCAGGTCCGCGATGATGCTGCGGGTCATGCGGGAGAAGGCGGATTGATCCTGAAGGTTGGCCTCCAGCGCGTCCAGGTGCGCGCCTGCCCTGGCCTCGATGCTGGCGCGGACCATATCGACCGCCACGCGGGCACCATCCGGCGGCGCCTGCCCGGTCAGCCGTTCGCGGATCATGAGGCCGATGGCGCTGGCCAGCGGCACCTCCTCCGAACTCTTGGCGCGGGAAATGGGATCAAGCCGCACCCGCGCCTCGGTCATGCGGGCAAGGTTTTCCGCCACGCCCGCCATCTCGCGGCTGCCGATGGCCTCCACCCGCGCCTGCTCCGCCGCGTTGTAGATGTCCCGCGCCAGCCCCGCCGCCGGCTGGTTGCGGGCGTGCACCTTGTCATCGTGGTGCCGCTGGCGCAGCGCATAGGCGTCCACCCAGCCGCGCACCTCCGCCACCTGCTCGGGCGGCAGGTTCCGCATGGGCTGGGGCACCCGCGCCTGGTTGCCGAGCAGGGCCGGCTTGTCGGCGGTGAAGGTGACATCCGCTTCCGGCAGATGGCCGAGCGCCCGCATGGTCGCGGCCAGCGACTGGCGGAAGTCCTCAAGCAGGTTGGGTGGGGGCATCACGGGGCGTTACTTGCGGCTGGCCGCCTTCTGCGCCTTGGAGGCGACGGAGTCGGGCAGCTCCTCGCCGAAGGCGCGCTGATAATATTCCGACACGATCGCCCGCTCCGCCTCGTCGCACTTGTTGAGGAACGACAGACGGAAGGCGAACCCGACGTTCTTGAAGATCTCGGCGTTCTGTGCCCAGGTGATGACCGTGCGTGGGCTCATGACGGTGGAGATGTCCCCCGCGATGAAGCCCTGGCGCGTCATCTCGGCGACGCGCACCATGTTGGCGATGGTCTTGCGGCCCGCCTCGGTATCATAAGCCTTGCACTTGGCCGCAACGATGCCGACTTCCGTTTCCGCCGGCAGATAGTTCAGGGTCGTCACGATGTTCCAGCGGTCCATCTGGCCCTGGTTGATCTGCTGGGTGCCGTGGTAGAGGCCGGTGGTGTCGCCCAGGCCCACCGTATTGGCGGTGGCGAACAGGCGGAACCAGGGGTTGGGGCGGATCACCCGGTTCTGGTCGAGCAGGGTCAGGCGGCCCTCCACCTCCAGCACGCGCTGGATGACGAACATTACGTCCGGCCGGCCGGCGTCATATTCGTCGAACACCAGGGCCGTCGGGGTTTGCAGCGCCCAGGGCAGGATGCCCTCGCGGAACTCGGTCACCTGCTTGCCGTCGCGCAGCACGATGGCATCCTTGCCGACCAGATCGATGCGGCTGATGTGCGAATCGAGGTTGACGCGGATGCACGGCCAGTTGAGGCGCGCCGCCACCTGCTCGATGTGGGTGGACTTGCCGGTGCCGTGGAAGCCCTGGACCATGACGCGGCGGTTGAAGGCGAACCCCGCCAGAATGGCCAGCGTGGTATCCGGATCGAACACATAGGAATCGTCCCGCTCGGGCACGTGTTCATCGGCCACGGAAAAAGCGGGCACCTTGAGGTCAACATCCACGCCAAAGGTTTGCCGGGCATCCACCGTGATGTCCGGGGCCTCGAGCGCGACGGTGCGCGGGCGGTGGGCGTGGGCTTCAGCAGTCATAGATCGCAACCTTGCAAACAGCTTAGCGGGTCAGGACGAAAAAGCGGGCGACTGGCTCAGATGCGTATAGGCATCGATCACTTTGTGCAACTGATGCTCTTGGGAGCGGTCTCCGCCGTTGGTGTCGGGATGATAGCGCCGCGCGAGCCGTTTGTATTGTTTCTTGATGGCTTCAAGCGAGGCATCGTCGCCCAGTCCCAGAACCTTCAACGCCTGCCGGTCCTTGGCCGACAGGCGGGTTCCGTCCGGGCGTGCGCCGCCCGCGCCGAACCGGCGGGTGAACCCCTGCATGGCCTTCAGGATACCGAGGGGATCATCGATGTTCAGGTCGGCCGGATTGGCGTTGGTGGCAAAGGGCCGGCTGCCTCGTTCCCACGATGGATGGCCCACGCGCTCGGCCGCCACCTCCTCCTCCGACAGGCCCTTGAAATAGTCATAGCCCGCATTGAAGGCGCGCACATGCTCCAGGCAGAACCAGTGGTAGCCGTCCCGCTCCGGCCGGGGTGAGCGGGGCGCCCGAAATTCACCGGCCTCCGCGCAGCCCGGAGAGTCGCAGCGCCGCCCATCGGCGTGGACGACACGGCCGTGAAACCGGCTGGACCGGCCTTTGGGACGGGACTGATACTCAGACACGGGTTCTCCTTGCTGTAACGCATGCAGGTTCGTAAAGGGGGGAGCGAACAGCCACGGCTGCCGGATGGAGCTTATATGGGGCCTGTTGCCAAGGAAGTCAGCCGCCGTTTGAGCGAAACGTTTCAACCTACCGCATTGGTGGTGCGGGACGACAGCGAACAGCACCGCGGCCATGCCGGCCACCGGGAAGGGGTGGAAACCCATTTCACCGTGGAAATCTGCGCCGCCGCCTTTGCCGGACGCAGCCGGGTGGAACGGCAGCGCATGGTCTATGCGGCGCTCTCCGACCTGATGAACAACCCCATCCACGCGCTCAGCCTGAAGATCACCACGCCGGAAGGCTAGGGCCCGCGGCCTTCACTTCGCAGGAAGTGCTTGTTTTGCAGGGGGATCCCAGCCCCTTCCCGCACCCTCCCGTCTGCTTGGCCGGGCCGCGCCCTGCATGAACTGCGGGGCCCTTGGTGTTCAGTGCCTGCACGCCGGCTTGACCGGCGATGCCCCAAGAAAACGTATGCGGGCCTTGAGGGGGACGTGAGCCCCCCTGGCCCTTTTGCTCACGCGCTCCCCGCATAGGGTTTGATTGCTCGCGCGCCTTCGGGCTGGCCGCCATCCTCCCGGTTCTCCGCCGTCCCGCCCCGCGCGATTCCGACCAGAGGACTCGCAACCTTTGACGAGTTCGAACGTTACGGGTCTGACGGGTCCGCAACGCCTTCCTGGTTGTTACGGAGTCAACAGCCGCGCTCCGTTCGGCGGCGCACGGCAGATGAAAAGGGTGTTCTGGCCTTTGACCGCTTCACCACAGCACAGCGTGACCGCACAGCGCGGCTTCGGACAAGCCAGATCCGCCCTGCCCGTTCGCGCCCCGGCCACCCGGCCGGACAGCGGAGCCGAAAGATCCGACGCAGGGGGACTTCATGGCGCTTAAAACATCACAGCCCTCGGGAATGGAAAGTCAGGCAGTGCTGCGCGCGGCCATGTCCGCGCCCATGCTCGGAAAAGAGGATGAACTGGAACTCGCCCGCCGTTGGCGCGAACAGCGGGACGTAGATGCGCTCAGGGCGCTCACACGATCCTATTTAAGACTGGTCATCTCCATGGCAAGCCGCTTCCGCAGCTATGGATTGCCGGTGTCCGACCTCATTCAGGAAGGAACGGTCGGACTGATGGAGGCCGCCGGCCGCTTCGAACCGGAACGGGAGATTCGCTTCTCCACCTATGCCTCCTGGTGGATCCGCTCATCGATGCAGGACTACATCCTCAGGAACTGGTCGATCGTGCGGACCGGCACCACGGCGGCGCACAAGAGCCTGTTCTTCAACCTGCGCCGCCTGCGCGCCCAGATCGTGGGCGACTACGACGGCCCCATGACCTACGCCTCGCGCCAGCTGCTGGCCGAGAAGCTGGGCGTGCGGCTGAAGGACGTGGAGGTGATGGAGGCGCGCCTGACTGGCTACGACCGCTCGCTCAACGCCATGGTGGGCGAGGACGGCGAGAGCGAATGGATGGATTTCCTCGCCTCCGATGCGCCCCAGCCGGACGAGGAACTGGAGGAGATCAACGACAGCCGCGTGAAGATGGACCTGCTGCGCGACGCCATGAAGATTCTGAGCGAGCGGGAGATGACCATCATCCGCGAGCGCCGGCTGGGCGACGACAGCGTGACGCTTGCGGCGCTGGGCGAGCGGCTCGGCATTTCCAAGGAACGGGTGCGCCAGATTGAAACCCAGGCGCTCAACAAGCTTCGTACGGCGCTCATCAACCGGGTGGGGGACCCGGTGAGCGCCGGACTGGTCAGCAGCTACGGCTGAGGACCACGGAGGGGGGCACCGGCGCGGTGAGCAACGGGCGGGCACGCCCGGAGAGGGGACGGACGATGCCCCGTTGCCTGCCGCGCCGGACCTGCCTCTCCTCCTCCCTCCACACCAGCAAGGCCCTACCCCAACATGGCGGGCCGCCACCTCATCAGCCTCGCAAACATGAGAATTTTCCCAAAGGGGCGTTGATTCCGCTCCAAAGGCAAGACATACATCCCAAACCGTCTTTGGGCAGACTTGTCTGCGGCGTGCCGGATTAGCTCAGCTGGTAGAGCAACCGCCTTGTAAGCGGTAGGTCGTTGGTTCGAGTCCGACATCCGGCACCACTTCCCAACCACTCTCCCGCCCTGGCCTCTCAGCCGCCCGTGCCCTGACCGTCCTCCCCGTGGGGCAGGCGCGTCATCCGCCAGGCGGCCATGGCGCCCGCCAACGCCAGGGGAAGAGCCGCGATGAACACCCACAGCGCCGTCGACCGGGCGCTGATAAGCGTCAGCCCCGCGCCGAAGCCCGCCAGGTTGGCCGTTGCGCCTGCAATGGCCGCGCCTACCGCCTCGCCTGTCTGGCGCACGGCGATGAGGGCGGAGCTGCCGATGGCGCGGTCCTCATCCGGCAGGGCGGCCAGCACCCGGCGGTTCATCAGGGCGGAGGAAAAGCCGAAGCCCGCCCCCATTATTACCGCCGCCGCAATGACCAGGGGCACGGCCGCCTCGCGCATCACCAGCGCGAGGAGAATGGGGCCGGCAAGGATGCACGCCGCCCCCAGCCGTATCCAGCGGTCACCCGTTTGCGGCGTGGCGCCCGAGACGACGAAGGCGGCCAGCGTCCAGGCCATGGCATGGGCGGCCACCGCATAGCCTGCGGCCAGCGGCGTGAGGCCGTGCAGCTGCTGCAACAGCGCCGGGCCATAGATGAGAAAGCCGATGGACGTGGCGGTAAGGAAAAACATGGCGGCATAGCCCGCGCCCGGCACGGCGCCGAGGTTGGCGGCCATGCGCGGCAGCAGGCGATGCGTCGCCCGCCGGTCGAACCGGAGCAGCCACACGAGCAATCCCAGACCCAGGCCGACCAGGGCCAGGGCCAGGCCCGGCCGCTGGATCATATCCGCACAGCCGATGGCGGCAACGGCAAGGCACAAGAGGCCCAGCTGGCGCCAGGGCACCGTTGCGGCCTGGGCCGGCGTGGCCTCCCGCGGCAGCAGAAAGCGGGCGGCCACGGCAAAGAGGGCGGCCTGCGCCGCGAAGATCCAGAAGACAGTGCGCCAGGAGCCTGCCGCCGCCAGCAGCCCGCCGAGCAGAGGGCCGAGGATGGTCGCCAAACCCCAGACGGCAGCCACGGCGGCAAAGATGCGCCCCAGATGCCGCTCGGGAAACAGGAAGGCGATGGCGACCATGGCAAGGCCGGACATCCAGCCGCTGCCGGCGCCCTGAACGACCCGGCCAAGCAGGAACAGACCCATGCCTGGAGCAAGGGCACTGAGCACGCACCCGGCCGTCAGCACCAGACCGGCCATGACCGTGGCGGGCCGCAGCCCGACAATTTCGGAAAACCGGCCGGCTGAGGCCCCGGCAAGGATGGCCCCCAGCAGGAAGCCGGCAACCGACCAGCTGAAGAAGGCATAGCCGCCAAGGTCTGCCCCGACGCTCGGCATGATGGTGGCGGTGACCAGGGCATCGGCAGCGTTCAGCCAGACCCCGAGGCAGATGAGGGCAAAGCGCGGCAACCGGCCTGCAGCCAGAAGATCGGCCCAGGTGGAAGGGGCGTGCCTGTGTTCGCTCATAGAGGGGATGCCGGCGAAGGGTTTGAACGATTTAAAATCAGATCGCCCGGCACTATGGCCGCTTGCCGCGGACAAATCCACATTCGCCAATCCGCACTGGCAACCCCGCCATGGGCTGGGCCTTGCATGCCTGGCGCTGCGTGGCGGAAATTAAAGAGGCAATCGTTCCTTAAAATCATTCAGCAATTCATCATCGCCGTAGAATGAAGCGCAGCGGGCTGCTGCCCATCGCGATCCTTTAAAATCCAAGAATAATCCAGCAGGGGCGTCCATCTGCGTCTGCACAGCCATAAAAACAGGACATGAAAAAAACAGAAGAAGCGCGAGGGGCAAAGCCGCTGGCCGAGCGCCCCTGCTGATATCAAGCGGAACGCAGCCAAAGAAAGCGGGGGCCCAAAAAGAGGGCGGCAGGGTGATGCCGCCCTCCAGTTTTCCCCGGTGAGGGGAGCGTTTTCCAATGCGAGGGTTACGCGGAAACCAGATTAATTCCGACGCCGGCGCGCCAGACCCAGACCGGCAATGCCCAGGCCCAGCAGGCCGAGAGAGGCAGGCTCGGGCACCGGCACGCCGCCTTCGCCGCGAACGATGACGAAGCTTTCGGGACCGCCGTCAACGTCCTCGATGGTGGCCTCCAGCGCCATGCGGAAATCGCCGAAGTCCTCAGCGCTGAAGATGACTTCGTTCACTTCTTCCTGCTGCGCGGCGTCGATGCCGAAAATGTAGTCGGCAATGCCGTTGCCTGGGCTGGTGGTCGCAAACGTGGCATCGCCGTCGATGGCCAGAAGCAGAGTGCCCCCATCATAGAACTTCAGGGTCAGGTCAGTGATGGTCAAACCATCGCCGCCGGGCTCGGTGGCATCAAAGACGATCAGGATTTCGCTTGCATCCGTGATGCCGAGCGAGCCGATCGTGGGAGTTCCGTACTTCAGGTCATCAGTCAGCGGCGGCGGCTCGTTACCGCCCAAATTGACGACGCCGTTGCCCATGAACACGCCAGACTCGTTGGGCAAGCAGGCCCCGCTGCCGACCGCGAACGAGCCGCCGCCGGTAATGCCGACACAGCCGGACTCAGTGCCGTCCTGATCGGGTCCGGTTTCCTGAATCGTCAGGTCACGGTTCACGTTGCCGAAGCCGAAACCGTTCGTGTCATCAGAGTTCAAAACAACCAGACTGGCTGACGCACTGTGCGAAAGACCAAGCGCCGCAACGCCTGCAAGAAACATACTCATCATTATTTTCATTTGGTATCTCCTGTCCCGATAGGCCTTGCGGGCAGCCGACATCTGACAACCGGCTCCCCAAGCCCAACAAGAAAGCCCCAACGGCGGAGCTTCCGCCGTCCAACAAAGCAACTTTCGGGCCAGTCGCTGAATTCCGCACTCTCCGTAACAATTAAATCCTGTTAATTTTACTTTAATCGTAAATATAACCGACAGTTTTATTGCCGTATCAAATGCAGTTTATAGATTTTATATTTATTATTTGCTCGCACCGATGACTACTTAACTTATTATCTTTCTTAAAAATCCGCCATCCGCTCGCCGCAAACCACCCTGGCCTTTCGACCCCAGGGGTTTCCTGCACGGGCAAAGACACCTTTATTCGGTGATTGCGGGAACAATGGCTTGACCATCTTCCCCGCGCTCAATATTTCCATGAAGATCGAAACCAAGGGCAGGAGCCGAATGCTCATGGAACAGGCCGATGCCATCAACGCCTTCGCCGCCCTGGCGCAGGACACGCGCCTGACCGTGTTTCGCCTGTTGGTGCAGGCCGGGCCCGACGGCCTGACCGCAGGCGCGATCGCCCGGCATCTCGGCGTTCCCGCCTCTACCATGTCGCACCACCTGGCTACCCTGGAGCGGGCGGGCCTTGCCGTCTCGCGCCGGGAGAGCCGCCAGATCTTCTATGCCGCCGATTATGAAGGCGCCCGCGGCCTCATTACCTTCCTGATGGAAGACTGCTGCCACGGCCACCCGGAGATTCGCGGCAGCGACAACGCCGCCACGACCTGCTGCCCCACCGAAAGCTAAGAAAAGCCGGGAAGCGCCGGGCAAGGTTTACGGCTGCCTGCAATCCGCCGGCCGGCGGGTGCCCCCGCCCTGCCCAAAGCGCGAAGAGGCGGCGCGGTTGGCCCGAATAGCTCCCTACACCGGCATCAGCTCGTTCACCCGAAGCAGCATGTCGGACATGGAATAGCGCGGAATGTCCGCCAGCCCGATGGGGCCAGGCTGGTCGAGAATGGAGACGTCTGAATTGCGGATGAGGGCGATGATGGTCTCCGCCACGATGCGCGAGCCAACGGGGCCGAGCGGCTCGCCGCCGTTCAGCTCCGCCTCGCGCAGGATGTAATACCATAGCGGCGGCGTCTCCAGCAGCCCCACCCGCTCCAGCGTTGCCCCATGCGGGCCGCCGCGCAGCTGGTCGAGCGTCAGCCGCTCGTGCGGCAGGCCGGTGACGATGATGCGCTCCGCCACCTGCAGGCCATGCGGCAGCGCCACCAGCCGCCCGCGCAGCAGGTTGCGGCTGGCCAGCGACAGCAGCGCCGGGTCCGCCTCTCCCGCGCCGGAGAACTCGGGCAGGCTTTTCAGCGCAAACGCCATGCTGGTATCGATCTTGCGGGCGCGGTTGACGACGAACAGGGGCTCCGGCGGGTGCCCCTCGATCTCGAACAGCATCCGCCAGTCCGCTACCCAGTTGGACGGCAGGGTATCACCGCCGAAGAAGGGCAGTTCGGTTTCGGGATCGGAGCCGGAGAATTGAGTGAACTCGAACAGAAGCTCCAGCGTCGCCTGGGTGATGGCCCCCTCCTGCGAGTGGAAGAAGCGGTTCCAGTCATAGACCGGCCGGACCATCGAGTGGCCGAAGCGATAGGCCGCCACCGAGAACTCAATGGGCATCATGTCATGCAGCATTGGCGGAAAGATCGTGTGGCCGTTCAGCAGCACCTGCTGGATGGCGTTGGCATCAACGATGCGCGGCAGGAAGTCCCGCAGCACGATGCGCTGATAGTGGCGGATCGTCGCCTCCCGCGCGCGGCGGAACAGGCGGGCGGGCGGCAAGGTGGGATAGGCCGCGCGCAGCTCCCGCACGAAGCTGCTGTGAAACTTGAGGAAGGTCAGGTGCAGCTGGGCGATGGCCAGGTTCTCGTCGTTGCGGGGGTCGCCGATGATCGCCTTGCGGTCCTCGCGCGGCAGGTCATTCGGCACTGCCGGGACCGGGTTTCCGTCTCCATCCACGCTCTCGCTGCACATCCCCACCCGCAGGGTAGCGCCATCCGCCTCATAAAGCTGGGGGCTGACCTCCGGCCCGCCGCCGTAGAGGCTGTCGAGATCGAGCGACGGCGTGCGATGGCTGGCCGTGGCGTCCGGATCCGCCGCGCCGCCGCGCGTCAGCCTGGTCTTGTCGAAGGTGATGTCGTGGTCGATGAACTGGCCGAGATAGGTGTAGCCCGCCGGGATGGAACTGTTGGGATCAGTGGTGACATCCACCTCCGTCTCCATGGCGAGGCCCAGCTCAATGAGCGCCTCCGCATCAGGCTGGACCCCCTTGTCGAACAGGCGGCAGAACCGCTGCCGGGGCGCGAGCAGGCGCTTCTCCGGGCTCTGGAAGGGATCGGTGGCCCGCAGCGCCAGTTCCGGCCCTGCCCGTGCCGCGCGCAAGGCAGACGGGATCAGCGCCCCCTCCACCAGCCCCTCGCCTTCGATCAGATACCGCTCGACGCCGTGAAGCATAGCCGCCTCCCTCGATCAGGAAGGGAAAAGCTACCACGCCGCCCAAACCGCAAACAGGCGGATTCGGCCGGTATTCTACCATAAGTTACTCATTTTATTTAATATTTCTAATAGTCGTTCTCTTGCTGCGGCTACGGCATTGCCGGAAGATGGCGGGCAGAGCGACACCGAAACCGACGACCGGATCGGATCGTCTCCGGCATCCCCCGCATCAACGTGATGCAAGCCTGGTTGCCAGCGGAACATCTGGTGGCGACACTCATTGTGAGGGCATGACATCCGGCCCCGTCTCCTCCAAGGCGCCCATCTATGCGGCGCTCATCGGCAATCTTCTGGTCGCCATCACCAAGTTCATCGCCGCAGGGTGGACGGGCAGCTCCTCCATGCTGTCGGAGGGCATCCACTCCCTCGTCGACACCGGGAACGAGGTGCTGCTGCTCTATGGCATCCGCCGCGCCGGCAACCCGCCGGACCGGGAGCATCCCCTCGGCTACGGGCGGGAGCTGTATTTCTGGAGCTTCATCGTCGCCCTGCTGATCTTCGCGGTGGGCGCGGGCGTCTCCCTCTATGAAGGCGTGATGCACATACTGGCGCCGGAGCCGATCGCCGATCCCCACGTGAGCTATATCGTGCTGGGCCTGTCGTTCCTGTTCGAGGGCGTGTCGTGGTGGGTGTCCTTCCGCTCCTTCCGCCGGCTGAAGGGGGACATGGGCTATCTGGAAGCGGTGCGGAAGAGCAAGGACCCGCCCTCCTTCATGGTGCTGCTGGAGGACACCGCCGCCCTGCTCGGCCTCGTCATCGCCTTTGCCGGGGTGTTCCTCTCGGTGCAGCTGGGGGATACCCGCATCGATGGCCTCGCCTCCATCGGCATCGGCCTGCTGCTGGCGGTGGTGGCCGCAGTGCTGGCCCGCGAGAGCAAGAACCTGCTCATCGGCGAGCGGGCCGACGCGCGCCTCAGCCAGTCCATCCTCGCCATCGCGGACGCGGAGCCGGGCGTGACCCATGCCAATGGCGTCATCACCAGCCACCTCGCGCCCGACCAGGTGGTGGCCGCGCTGAGCGTGGACTTCGACGACCAGCTGCTGGCCGGGGACATCGAGACCGCCGTGAGCAACATCGAAGACCGCGTGCGGCAGGCCCACCCGGAGATCTCCGCCCTGTTCGTCAAG from Pedomonas mirosovicensis includes these protein-coding regions:
- a CDS encoding cation diffusion facilitator family transporter, translating into MTSGPVSSKAPIYAALIGNLLVAITKFIAAGWTGSSSMLSEGIHSLVDTGNEVLLLYGIRRAGNPPDREHPLGYGRELYFWSFIVALLIFAVGAGVSLYEGVMHILAPEPIADPHVSYIVLGLSFLFEGVSWWVSFRSFRRLKGDMGYLEAVRKSKDPPSFMVLLEDTAALLGLVIAFAGVFLSVQLGDTRIDGLASIGIGLLLAVVAAVLARESKNLLIGERADARLSQSILAIADAEPGVTHANGVITSHLAPDQVVAALSVDFDDQLLAGDIETAVSNIEDRVRQAHPEISALFVKPQSTEQYQQAKMKRYKA